The proteins below come from a single Tenuifilum thalassicum genomic window:
- a CDS encoding sugar transferase yields MNKRSFILIILDLLLILFSFWLAIQLKNVSFKIYFINYLSGFIIFTTIWILASIINNKYNYSSYSLRHLSKNILISNLTALSVVTMLIFLTRNDYYSRFLVFVTIAIISLAELFIYNLWGLLKKTEVIPDDVLGKVERSLRRAKPVPVVSDEPIDPTRVIMVQKAILTEFSRDVYCFLEQNTNLFSEKTLIVSTTTRFNITNQPNNTYKTIINLKRVNDIRRINKFFEAVNEKIPVNGVFLCMAETQEERKARILRKFPPVLNYIYYFFDFILKRVFPKFPITKDIYFLLTRGENRVISRAELLGRLISCGFNIIEEQEIDHMQYVVAQKIRKPYFDMEPTYGPLIKLRRIGKGGKIIKVYKFRTMHPYSEYLQEYIYRKHDLQEGGKFKNDFRISTLGRFMRKLWIDELPMILNFLKGDLKIVGVRPLSKHYFSLYTKELQERRIKYKPGLIPPFYVDNPKTIEEIMESEIKYLNAYDKHPFFTDVKYFFVAVYNIIFKKYRSS; encoded by the coding sequence ATGAATAAAAGATCGTTTATACTTATCATTCTTGACCTGTTACTTATACTTTTCTCTTTTTGGCTGGCTATTCAGCTTAAAAATGTATCGTTTAAAATCTATTTTATTAACTACCTAAGTGGGTTTATTATTTTTACTACTATATGGATATTAGCTTCAATCATTAATAATAAGTACAATTACTCTTCGTACTCATTAAGGCACTTATCGAAAAACATACTCATTTCCAACCTGACCGCATTATCGGTTGTTACCATGCTTATCTTTTTAACTCGTAACGACTACTACTCACGATTCTTAGTGTTTGTAACTATCGCAATTATTTCTTTAGCTGAACTATTTATTTACAATCTTTGGGGATTACTTAAGAAAACAGAGGTAATTCCAGATGATGTTCTGGGTAAGGTAGAACGGTCACTCAGAAGAGCTAAGCCTGTACCCGTTGTTTCCGACGAGCCAATTGATCCTACAAGGGTAATAATGGTTCAAAAGGCTATTTTAACCGAGTTTAGCAGAGATGTTTATTGCTTTCTTGAACAGAATACAAATCTTTTTAGCGAAAAAACACTTATAGTTTCAACAACCACCAGATTTAATATTACAAACCAGCCTAACAATACCTATAAAACAATTATCAACTTAAAACGTGTAAATGATATTAGGCGTATCAATAAGTTTTTTGAGGCTGTTAATGAAAAAATTCCTGTTAATGGAGTTTTTTTATGTATGGCAGAAACACAGGAAGAGCGCAAAGCTAGAATTTTAAGAAAGTTCCCGCCTGTTTTAAACTACATATACTACTTTTTTGACTTTATTTTAAAACGTGTTTTTCCAAAATTCCCTATTACAAAAGATATCTATTTCCTCTTAACGCGAGGCGAAAATAGGGTTATTAGTCGTGCTGAACTGCTGGGGCGCCTTATTTCCTGTGGGTTTAATATTATTGAGGAACAAGAAATAGACCACATGCAATACGTAGTGGCACAAAAAATTCGCAAACCATACTTTGACATGGAGCCAACCTATGGCCCTTTAATTAAGCTTCGTAGGATTGGTAAAGGCGGTAAGATTATTAAAGTTTATAAGTTTAGAACCATGCATCCCTATTCTGAATACTTGCAAGAGTACATTTATCGTAAGCATGACCTTCAGGAAGGGGGGAAGTTTAAAAATGATTTCCGCATTTCTACTTTAGGACGATTCATGCGAAAACTTTGGATTGATGAACTTCCTATGATACTTAACTTTCTTAAAGGCGATTTAAAAATTGTAGGTGTAAGACCATTGAGTAAGCATTATTTTAGCTTATATACCAAAGAACTTCAGGAACGGAGAATTAAATATAAGCCAGGTTTAATTCCACCTTTTTATGTAGATAATCCAAAAACAATTGAGGAGATAATGGAGTCGGAAATTAAATACCTAAATGCCTACGATAAACATCCTTTTTTTACCGATGTAAAATACTTTTTTGTTGCCGTTTATAATATCATCTTTAAGAAATACAGGAGCAGCTAA
- the glmS gene encoding glutamine--fructose-6-phosphate transaminase (isomerizing) — protein sequence MCGIVGYIGSRQAYPIIINGLKRLEYRGYDSAGICIVNGEPFLAKQKGKVSDLENFIGNRTLEGTIGIGHTRWATHGEPNDTNAHPHISMNEKFIIIHNGIIENYGLLRTKLEKRGYKFYSETDTEVLANLIEYIYLKGNVTAEIAVRLALTKVVGAYGIVVVNRDDPDTLIAARKGSPLVIGVGEGEYFIASDATPIIEYTKSVIFLNDNDVAILQRNQMTLKTIYNQSLEPNIQQLDLDIESIEKGGFEHFMLKEIYEQPRSIHDTFRGRVSTNPFDIHLGGLYNVLPKLVEAKRIILIGCGTSWHAALVGEYLIEDLARIPVEVEYASEFRYRNPIINKDDIVIAISQSGETADTLAAIRLAKEAGALVLGICNVVGSSIPRETDGGVYTHAGPEIGVASTKAFTAQVTVLVMMAILLGKKKGTLTQEKYEELINELNLVPDKIEKILLSETIVKEISERFKDARNFLYLGRGYYFPVALEGALKLKEISYIHAEGYPAAEMKHGPIALIDDTMPVVVIATKDSSYEKIVSNVQEVKARKGVVIAIVTEGDTTIKEMADYTIEIPEAGEVVGSLLSVVPLQLLAYHIAVLRGCDVDQPRNLAKSVTVE from the coding sequence ATGTGCGGAATTGTAGGATATATTGGTTCACGTCAGGCTTATCCCATTATTATTAATGGATTAAAAAGACTTGAATACAGGGGATACGACTCTGCAGGTATTTGCATTGTTAACGGGGAGCCTTTTCTTGCCAAACAAAAGGGAAAAGTAAGCGATCTTGAGAACTTTATTGGAAATCGAACCCTTGAGGGTACAATAGGAATTGGACATACCCGCTGGGCTACTCATGGTGAACCCAACGATACCAATGCACACCCACATATATCAATGAATGAAAAATTCATAATCATTCATAACGGTATAATAGAAAATTACGGGCTTCTTCGTACAAAACTTGAGAAACGAGGATATAAGTTCTACTCCGAAACCGATACAGAAGTACTAGCAAATCTTATTGAGTACATTTACCTTAAAGGAAACGTTACAGCCGAAATAGCAGTTCGCCTTGCTCTTACTAAAGTTGTTGGTGCATACGGAATTGTTGTTGTTAATCGTGATGATCCCGACACGTTAATAGCGGCTAGGAAAGGAAGCCCATTAGTAATCGGTGTTGGTGAAGGTGAATATTTTATTGCATCAGATGCAACGCCTATCATTGAGTATACCAAAAGCGTAATATTCCTAAACGATAACGATGTTGCCATTTTGCAACGAAATCAGATGACCCTTAAGACCATTTATAACCAATCGCTTGAACCAAATATCCAACAGCTTGACCTCGATATTGAATCTATTGAAAAGGGTGGTTTTGAGCATTTCATGCTTAAAGAAATATATGAGCAACCTAGGAGTATTCATGACACATTTAGAGGAAGAGTCTCAACCAACCCATTTGACATACATCTTGGGGGTTTATACAACGTATTACCCAAGTTAGTAGAGGCAAAACGAATTATTCTAATTGGGTGTGGAACGTCGTGGCATGCTGCACTAGTTGGAGAATACCTTATTGAGGACTTAGCAAGAATACCTGTTGAAGTAGAGTACGCATCTGAGTTCCGATACAGAAACCCTATTATTAACAAGGACGATATAGTCATAGCCATTAGCCAAAGTGGCGAAACTGCCGATACTCTGGCAGCTATTCGATTAGCAAAAGAGGCTGGTGCTCTTGTTTTGGGTATCTGTAATGTTGTGGGTTCAAGCATCCCTCGCGAAACCGACGGAGGTGTTTATACCCATGCTGGTCCAGAAATTGGTGTAGCTTCTACTAAAGCTTTTACCGCACAGGTAACCGTACTTGTAATGATGGCCATCCTTCTTGGCAAAAAGAAGGGTACCCTTACACAAGAAAAGTACGAGGAGCTAATTAATGAGCTCAACCTGGTTCCCGATAAAATTGAAAAAATCCTGTTAAGTGAAACTATAGTAAAAGAGATTTCTGAGCGTTTTAAGGATGCTAGAAACTTTTTATACCTTGGTAGAGGTTACTACTTCCCCGTTGCTCTTGAAGGAGCCCTTAAACTAAAGGAAATATCATACATTCATGCCGAAGGGTATCCTGCTGCTGAAATGAAGCATGGCCCAATTGCGCTAATTGACGATACCATGCCTGTGGTAGTTATTGCCACAAAGGATAGCAGCTACGAAAAAATTGTAAGTAATGTTCAGGAGGTAAAAGCTCGCAAGGGGGTTGTAATAGCAATTGTAACCGAAGGTGATACCACTATTAAAGAAATGGCCGATTATACCATTGAAATACCCGAGGCTGGTGAAGTGGTAGGGTCGCTTCTTAGTGTTGTTCCCCTTCAGCTATTAGCCTACCATATTGCTGTTCTAAGAGGTTGCGATGTGGACCAACCAAGAAACCTAGCCAAATCGGTAACTGTTGAATAA
- the panD gene encoding aspartate 1-decarboxylase: protein MMIEVCKSKIHRATITEANLNYIGSITIDEDLMDAANLIENEKVQVVNISNGERLETYVIKGERGSGQICLNGPAARKCVVGDVVIIISYAMMDFEEAKKFKPTVIFPDTATNKLV from the coding sequence ATGATGATAGAGGTTTGCAAATCGAAAATCCATAGGGCAACAATAACTGAAGCCAACTTGAACTATATTGGTAGTATCACCATTGACGAGGACCTAATGGATGCTGCAAACTTAATTGAGAATGAAAAGGTTCAGGTAGTTAATATTAGTAATGGCGAACGCTTGGAAACCTACGTTATTAAAGGCGAACGAGGTTCTGGGCAGATTTGCCTTAATGGACCTGCTGCTCGTAAGTGCGTTGTTGGTGATGTGGTTATTATTATATCATATGCCATGATGGATTTTGAGGAAGCCAAAAAATTCAAACCAACTGTTATTTTCCCCGATACAGCAACTAATAAGCTTGTTTGA
- a CDS encoding lysylphosphatidylglycerol synthase transmembrane domain-containing protein, translating into MKKFFKSKFFNFLVFFILALVLLYYAFRSVDFKHIAQGFREVNYLWICASLLLGLTAHLTRAIRWGYLMEPLGQKPSFGKLLSAVFVGYIANLALPRFGEVAKCGSVSKVSNLRFDSLVGTVVVERTADAAMLLLSTLIVILIQLDTFGQYIYRKIVQPIHERALQVEGYKVVIILIMIAAFLFLVRFFLKTNILGDKVNGKIKGVVNGLVEGLKSIYTTPKLFSFILLSFLMWLLYWAMTWALLKSVPITSGLSSWDALFIMVIGSYGMTVPVQGGFGAYHIITASALGLFGLEYENGLIFSIVSHESQTIMLIIGGIVALVYLYVVQQEQDRLRSI; encoded by the coding sequence TTGAAAAAGTTTTTTAAGTCCAAATTTTTTAACTTTTTAGTTTTCTTTATTCTTGCTCTTGTATTGCTTTACTACGCTTTTCGGAGCGTTGACTTTAAGCATATTGCTCAAGGATTCAGAGAGGTTAACTACCTCTGGATATGCGCATCGCTTCTACTCGGTTTAACCGCTCATTTAACTAGAGCTATTCGCTGGGGTTATTTAATGGAACCTTTGGGTCAAAAACCTAGTTTTGGAAAATTACTTAGCGCCGTTTTTGTTGGGTACATTGCTAACCTTGCACTACCTCGTTTTGGCGAGGTGGCAAAATGTGGTAGTGTTTCAAAGGTAAGCAATCTAAGATTCGATTCACTTGTTGGAACTGTTGTTGTTGAACGTACAGCCGATGCGGCAATGCTGCTGCTTTCAACTCTTATCGTTATTCTTATTCAACTCGATACTTTTGGCCAATACATTTACAGGAAGATTGTTCAACCCATACATGAACGAGCTTTACAAGTAGAAGGTTACAAGGTGGTTATTATCCTTATAATGATAGCAGCATTTCTTTTTCTTGTCCGATTCTTCTTGAAAACAAATATACTTGGCGATAAGGTAAATGGTAAAATAAAAGGAGTAGTAAATGGGCTTGTTGAGGGTTTAAAAAGCATATACACAACACCGAAACTCTTTTCTTTTATTCTGCTTTCCTTTTTAATGTGGCTGCTCTATTGGGCTATGACATGGGCGCTTCTTAAATCGGTGCCAATAACCTCGGGTTTAAGCTCTTGGGATGCCTTATTTATCATGGTAATTGGATCATACGGAATGACCGTACCTGTTCAGGGTGGATTTGGTGCTTACCATATTATTACCGCATCGGCTTTGGGGTTATTTGGCTTAGAATACGAAAATGGGTTAATCTTTTCAATTGTTTCGCATGAGTCTCAAACCATAATGCTTATAATTGGAGGGATTGTGGCTTTGGTTTACTTGTATGTGGTTCAGCAGGAGCAAGATAGGCTTAGGTCAATTTAA
- a CDS encoding L-serine ammonia-lyase, protein MLSIREIFKKGYGPSSSHTIGPARAAEIMLERYPDANYFVVQLYGSLALTGKGHHTDSAIRKSFLPKQVEIEWFNDKSLPLHPNGMIIKAYNHEHGTIMGEWEVYSIGGGDLRDSTGLINGKEIYSINTLTEILAWCKSEGKTLWEFVEDNEGKEIWDFLSDVWRTMRETVKRGIDNEGVLPGPIKLPRRASAQYTKAFNTHGTMKHIGLLFAFALAVAEENAAGGKIVTAPTCGSSGVLPAVLFYLNSEESISEQKMLRALATAGLIGNIVKHNASISGAEVGCQGEIGTACAMAAAAMTQLMGGSPAQIEYAAEMAMEHNLGLTCDPVLGYVQIPCIERNAIAATKAYSCAVYALSSDGGHKVSFDQAVKTMAETGHDIQDAYRETGIGGLAKNWEAFS, encoded by the coding sequence ATGCTATCGATTCGAGAAATATTTAAAAAAGGTTATGGGCCTTCTAGTAGTCATACAATTGGCCCAGCCCGTGCTGCAGAAATAATGCTAGAACGGTATCCAGATGCCAATTACTTTGTGGTACAGCTTTATGGTAGCCTTGCACTTACTGGCAAGGGGCATCATACCGATAGCGCTATACGGAAAAGTTTTTTGCCTAAACAGGTTGAAATAGAATGGTTCAATGATAAATCGTTACCCCTCCATCCTAACGGAATGATTATAAAAGCATATAATCATGAACACGGAACCATCATGGGTGAGTGGGAGGTTTATAGTATAGGAGGTGGCGATTTACGCGATAGCACTGGATTGATAAATGGAAAGGAGATATACAGCATTAACACCCTTACAGAAATACTTGCATGGTGCAAAAGTGAAGGTAAAACACTATGGGAGTTTGTTGAGGATAACGAAGGTAAGGAGATTTGGGATTTTCTTTCAGATGTATGGCGCACCATGCGTGAGACGGTAAAACGTGGTATTGATAATGAAGGTGTTCTTCCTGGTCCCATTAAGTTACCCCGTAGAGCTTCCGCGCAATATACTAAGGCTTTCAACACTCATGGAACCATGAAACATATTGGACTTTTATTTGCATTTGCCTTAGCTGTAGCCGAAGAGAATGCAGCTGGTGGCAAAATAGTAACTGCGCCAACCTGTGGTTCATCGGGAGTATTACCAGCCGTTCTCTTTTACCTTAACAGCGAAGAGAGTATTAGCGAACAAAAAATGTTACGTGCGCTTGCTACTGCTGGCCTAATTGGTAACATTGTTAAACATAACGCATCCATTTCTGGTGCCGAAGTGGGGTGCCAAGGGGAAATTGGAACAGCTTGTGCCATGGCAGCTGCAGCTATGACTCAGCTAATGGGTGGTTCTCCTGCTCAAATTGAGTACGCTGCCGAAATGGCCATGGAACATAACCTTGGATTAACTTGCGACCCAGTTTTAGGTTACGTTCAAATACCATGCATTGAACGTAATGCAATTGCAGCCACTAAGGCTTACTCTTGCGCTGTATATGCCCTTTCATCGGATGGCGGACATAAAGTCTCGTTCGACCAAGCTGTTAAAACAATGGCCGAAACAGGACATGATATTCAAGATGCCTACCGGGAAACAGGAATAGGAGGACTAGCTAAAAATTGGGAAGCGTTTAGTTAG
- the panC gene encoding pantoate--beta-alanine ligase: MVQVFSRIDQLREHLKTVRNAGRSLGFVPTMGALHDGHISLVERCVAENDYTIVSIFVNPTQFNDKNDLKNYPRMPEKDLKMLEGAGANAVFMPDESEIYPEPDNRVFDFGMLDKVMEGKFRPGHFNGVAQVVSKLFDIVEPHKAYFGQKDYQQLAIIREMVKQLGYKIEIVGCPIVREADGLAMSSRNLLLSPEHRKSAPLIYKTLQEARNKMDELSVKQMIDWVENQINADPNLKIEYFELVDTNTLLPVDSWNHSGGIIGCIAVWAGSIRLIDNLIFK; encoded by the coding sequence ATGGTTCAAGTCTTTAGTAGAATAGATCAGCTTCGTGAACATTTGAAGACAGTTAGAAACGCTGGGAGAAGTTTAGGATTTGTCCCCACAATGGGAGCGTTACACGATGGGCACATCTCATTGGTTGAAAGGTGCGTAGCTGAAAATGATTATACCATTGTAAGCATCTTTGTTAACCCTACCCAATTTAACGATAAGAATGATCTTAAGAACTACCCTCGAATGCCCGAAAAGGATTTAAAGATGCTTGAGGGTGCTGGAGCAAATGCAGTTTTTATGCCCGATGAGAGCGAAATTTACCCAGAACCCGATAATCGAGTATTTGATTTTGGTATGCTCGATAAGGTTATGGAAGGAAAATTTCGGCCAGGGCACTTTAACGGCGTAGCACAAGTGGTAAGCAAGCTATTTGATATAGTTGAACCACATAAGGCTTATTTTGGTCAAAAAGATTACCAGCAGCTGGCTATAATACGCGAAATGGTAAAGCAGCTGGGTTATAAAATTGAGATAGTTGGTTGTCCCATTGTTCGAGAAGCCGATGGGCTTGCCATGAGTAGCCGTAATTTACTATTGTCTCCCGAACATAGAAAAAGCGCTCCATTAATCTATAAAACTCTTCAAGAAGCGCGTAACAAAATGGATGAATTATCCGTTAAACAAATGATAGACTGGGTTGAAAATCAAATTAATGCCGATCCGAATTTAAAGATTGAGTACTTTGAGCTGGTTGACACCAACACCTTATTACCAGTTGACAGTTGGAACCACTCGGGTGGAATTATTGGATGTATAGCTGTTTGGGCGGGAAGTATTCGACTTATTGATAATTTAATCTTCAAATAG
- a CDS encoding DUF4270 family protein, protein MTTLKFQRVRNNFSWPFRFLFLILASSLTSCYNEPGFLGNNLLPDDDIFQVRVDSTFKVSASTLTKDSLNTLNSSSGLVGYINNEIFGSTKASIICRYLPVESTEGYGGSTATADSIFFYFTPSGFYGDTTTELNLHIHEITDTSILWGYPNALSPIDNNLYNPTPLISTTLNGNGQLKLSLPLTFGQSLMDSLALTDSKLFYSKYKGFYITVDDVAGFGGVTYNISYSNMYLKLYYHYNKEVDGKDSTFTSSKIFSLNRWYFQYLHDPSKADPAKKIQHLNDTITEDTLFYIQNFGGVYGKIKFPDLEQWRDSMPMVVHRAELLIGNENSISATDSLINQLLFYYRDNNEWNGVIVDQQSSSGINTNGSYQNHTNSYKVDITYHFQKLLKGEYSDNSLYVFPYSSTNIKYGLLKTSNSSTPIKLIITYSKLK, encoded by the coding sequence ATGACAACACTAAAGTTTCAAAGGGTAAGAAATAATTTCAGTTGGCCTTTCAGGTTCTTGTTTTTAATACTAGCGTCTTCCTTAACTTCATGCTATAACGAGCCAGGTTTTCTTGGTAATAACTTGCTACCCGATGATGATATTTTTCAAGTAAGGGTTGATTCAACATTTAAGGTAAGTGCTTCTACCCTTACTAAGGACTCATTGAATACACTTAACTCATCGTCGGGGTTAGTTGGGTATATAAACAATGAAATATTTGGTTCTACAAAAGCAAGTATTATTTGCCGATACTTACCTGTAGAATCAACCGAAGGTTATGGAGGCTCAACAGCTACTGCCGATTCAATATTTTTCTATTTCACACCTTCTGGATTTTATGGCGATACTACAACTGAGCTAAATTTACATATACACGAGATAACTGACACTTCAATTCTTTGGGGATACCCTAATGCTTTAAGTCCAATCGATAATAATCTTTACAACCCAACTCCACTTATTTCAACCACTCTAAATGGAAATGGACAGCTTAAGCTTTCTCTTCCCTTAACGTTTGGTCAATCGCTAATGGACTCTTTAGCTCTAACCGATTCAAAACTTTTCTATAGTAAGTATAAAGGATTTTACATTACTGTTGATGATGTAGCGGGTTTTGGGGGAGTCACTTACAATATTTCTTATTCTAACATGTACCTCAAATTATACTATCACTATAACAAAGAGGTTGATGGTAAAGATTCTACTTTTACTAGCAGTAAGATCTTTTCATTAAACAGATGGTATTTCCAATATCTACACGATCCAAGCAAAGCCGATCCTGCTAAAAAAATACAACACCTAAATGATACCATAACCGAAGATACTTTATTTTATATTCAAAATTTTGGTGGAGTGTATGGGAAAATCAAGTTTCCAGATCTTGAACAATGGAGAGATTCGATGCCAATGGTAGTTCATCGGGCAGAACTATTAATTGGTAACGAAAATTCAATTTCGGCCACAGACTCATTAATTAACCAGCTCCTTTTCTACTATCGAGACAACAATGAGTGGAATGGAGTTATTGTAGATCAGCAAAGCAGTAGCGGTATAAATACAAATGGCTCATACCAAAACCATACAAATTCTTACAAAGTAGATATTACATATCATTTCCAGAAGTTGCTTAAAGGAGAATATAGCGATAATTCATTATACGTATTTCCATACTCAAGTACTAACATTAAGTATGGATTACTAAAAACCAGTAATAGCAGCACCCCCATAAAACTTATTATTACTTACTCAAAACTGAAATAG
- a CDS encoding tetratricopeptide repeat protein, with protein MNKFRRFTLVFVGFIFLVSCGVALKNKQLKTEANQAFTNNDYKAALASYEQIIESGKGVAGDIYNKAGISAWELGYTDKAINYLENAKKQKGTDALGYYTLAKAYKKVDNLSREIINLQLCVEAASTELMQDAKADLFDAYVRSENWNLADSLWNDLSPEFKKQLSFSEGYLKVKRNLNDIDEAQKVASEILQKDKKNIEALEFLAQYYYNKADKLYIKEMKAYRRNKTMKQYKRLTKALKQVNVDFKRARGYFETLYKLKPDKKYAKYLGNIYTRFENKQKASYWYKRSK; from the coding sequence ATGAATAAGTTTAGAAGATTTACTTTGGTATTTGTAGGTTTTATCTTTTTAGTGTCGTGTGGGGTAGCGCTAAAGAACAAGCAGCTTAAAACAGAAGCAAATCAAGCCTTTACCAATAACGATTATAAGGCAGCATTGGCTTCATACGAGCAAATCATCGAAAGCGGAAAGGGAGTTGCAGGTGATATCTATAATAAAGCTGGAATTTCTGCTTGGGAATTGGGATATACCGACAAGGCAATAAACTATCTTGAAAATGCAAAAAAACAAAAAGGCACCGATGCGCTTGGTTATTATACGTTGGCAAAGGCTTATAAGAAGGTTGATAACCTCTCAAGAGAAATTATAAATCTTCAGCTTTGTGTTGAAGCGGCTTCTACTGAGTTAATGCAGGATGCAAAGGCCGATTTATTTGATGCTTATGTTAGAAGCGAGAATTGGAATTTGGCTGACTCATTGTGGAATGATTTAAGTCCAGAATTTAAGAAGCAACTTAGTTTTTCCGAAGGATATTTGAAGGTTAAACGTAACCTAAATGATATTGATGAAGCCCAAAAAGTGGCTAGTGAGATTTTACAAAAAGATAAAAAGAACATTGAAGCCTTAGAGTTTCTTGCTCAATACTATTACAATAAAGCTGATAAGCTTTATATAAAGGAGATGAAAGCTTACCGAAGAAATAAGACTATGAAGCAGTATAAACGGTTAACTAAAGCGCTTAAACAAGTAAATGTCGATTTTAAACGTGCACGAGGCTACTTTGAAACTTTATACAAATTAAAACCAGATAAAAAGTATGCTAAATATTTAGGAAATATTTACACCCGGTTTGAGAACAAGCAAAAGGCTTCGTACTGGTATAAACGCTCGAAATAA
- a CDS encoding glycogen/starch synthase yields the protein MAEKKARVLFISQEIFPYLPESEISTISRNLPQGIQEKGKEIRTFMPRYGCVNERRNQLHEVIRLSGMNLIINDMDHPLIIKVASIQSARMQVYFIDNEDYFQRKFVLSDEDGKYFADNDERAIFFSKGVIETVKKLRWSPNIIHCHGWFTAFAPLLIKKAYADDPLFANAKVIFSVYNDEFPEPLNENVRKKILMEGISKKDVEILREPTYENLIKLAVNYSDGIILGSENLNAYVLEYINSAKKPLLPYQNSENYIDIYDEFYNQFLNDNTKVSKGKK from the coding sequence ATGGCAGAAAAAAAAGCAAGGGTACTCTTCATCTCTCAAGAGATTTTTCCATATCTTCCTGAGAGTGAAATATCTACAATCAGCAGGAATTTACCACAAGGAATTCAAGAAAAAGGAAAAGAAATTAGAACATTTATGCCCCGCTATGGGTGTGTAAATGAAAGGCGAAACCAGCTTCACGAAGTGATAAGGTTATCGGGAATGAACCTTATCATTAACGATATGGATCATCCTCTAATCATCAAGGTGGCATCCATTCAAAGTGCCCGTATGCAGGTTTACTTTATTGACAACGAGGACTATTTTCAAAGAAAATTTGTTCTTTCGGATGAGGATGGAAAATACTTTGCCGATAACGATGAGCGTGCGATATTTTTTAGTAAAGGGGTAATTGAAACCGTTAAAAAGTTACGCTGGTCACCAAACATCATTCACTGTCATGGGTGGTTTACCGCATTTGCTCCACTATTAATTAAGAAGGCATATGCCGATGACCCGCTTTTTGCAAATGCAAAGGTTATTTTTTCAGTCTACAACGACGAATTTCCTGAACCTCTGAATGAAAATGTTAGGAAAAAGATTTTAATGGAAGGCATCAGCAAAAAGGATGTAGAAATTCTTCGAGAGCCTACTTACGAAAATCTTATAAAATTAGCAGTAAACTACTCTGACGGCATAATTCTTGGTAGCGAAAATTTAAATGCTTACGTGTTGGAATATATAAATTCAGCTAAAAAACCTTTACTACCCTATCAAAATAGTGAAAATTATATAGATATTTACGATGAATTTTATAACCAGTTTTTAAATGACAACACTAAAGTTTCAAAGGGTAAGAAATAA